In Erpetoichthys calabaricus chromosome 2, fErpCal1.3, whole genome shotgun sequence, a genomic segment contains:
- the LOC127526556 gene encoding gastrula zinc finger protein XlCGF57.1-like — protein MDVKQETCDVDANIMEKTVNIKDEDCEWESIYLKEESLSIKEENSELQSMNIKEEPEETSVSMKTHNHTNLDSAKEDNLHDGCQDGVVTRLDSSQSRHCSSPEPSTNVKSESLESEPNRAEETTSVRTQKNKRPATKKSGKRKKDRRSVECGREFSNRSALQKHMRVHTRGKKYCCTECGTKFSEMSHLQIHTRVHTGEKPYCCNECGKQFSQIGSLQRHTRVHTGEKPYCCNECGKQFSQIVSLQRHTRVHTGQKPYCCTECGKKFSLMCNLQSHTRVHSGEKPYFCTECGKLFSKMGHLQNHTRVHTGEKSYCCTECGKKFSQIASLHKHTRVHTGEKKYCCTECGKQFSHKVSLQSHTRVHSGEKPYCCTECGKQFSQIGQLQSHTRVHSGEKPYCCTECGKRFSQFGHLQSHTRVHTGEKPFCCNECGKQFSQIGSLQIHTRVHTGEKPYCCNECGKQFSHKVSLQKHTRVHNRI, from the exons ATGGATGTGAAACAGGAGACCTGTGATGTGGATGCAAATATCATGgagaaaactgtaaatattaaggatgaggactgtgagtgggagtCCATCTACCTTAAAGAGGAAAGTCTGAGCATCAAGGAGGAGAACAGTGAACTGCAGTCAATGAACATTAAAGAAGAACCTGAAGAGACTTCTGTCAGTATGAAGACGCACAACCATACAAATCTGGACAGTgcaaaagaagacaaccttcatgaTGGGTGTCAAGATGGAGTGGTGACCAGGTTAGACTCTTCTCAAAGTAGACACTGTTCATCTCCAGAGCCTTCTACCAATGTGAAGTCCGAATCCTTAGAGTCTGAAccaaacagggctgaggaaactaCATCTGTTAGGACACAGAAAAATAAGCGACCAGCTACAAAGAAGTCTGggaaaa GAAAGAAAGATCGCCGCAGTGTGGAATGTGGCAGAGAATTCTCTAACAGGAGCGCTCTTCAGAAACACATGAGAGTTCACACCAGAGGGAAGAaatattgctgtactgaatgtggtacAAAGTTTTCAGAGATGagccatcttcagatacacactagagttcacaccggagagaagccatattgctgtaatgaatgtggtaaacagttttcacaaataggcagtcttcagagacacactagagttcacaccggagagaagccatattgctgtaatgaatgtggtaaacagttttcacaaatagtgagtcttcagagacacactagagttcacaccggacagaagccatattgctgtactgaatgtggtaaaaagttTTCACTAATGTGCAACCTTCAGagccacactagagttcacagtggagagaagccatatttctgtactgaatgtggtaaactgTTTTCAAAGATGGGTCATCTTCAgaaccacactagagttcacaccggagagaagtcatattgctgtactgaatgtggtaaaaagttTTCACAAATAGCCAGTCTTCACaaacacactagagttcacaccggagagaagaaatattgctgtactgaatgtggtaaacagttttcacataaagTCAGTCTTCAGagccacactagagttcacagtggagagaagccatattgctgtactgaatgtggtaaacagttttcacaaattgGCCAACTTCAGagccacactagagttcacagtggagagaagccatattgctgtactgaatgtggtaaacggtTTTCACAATTTGGCCATCTTCAGagccacactagagttcacaccggagagaagccattttgctgtaatgaatgtggtaaacagttttcacaaataggcagtcttcagatacacactagagttcacaccggagagaagccgtattgttgtaatgaatgtggtaaacagttttcgcATAAAGTCAGTCTTCagaaacacacgagagttcacaacaGAATATAA